A portion of the Rhodopseudomonas sp. BAL398 genome contains these proteins:
- a CDS encoding nucleotidyltransferase family protein codes for MKPSISLANHRDQVRAILQDFGLSNPRLFGSAARSADHDSSDLDVLVDAAPDTSLYHLAAAEIALEALLGCKVELMTAGFLAPDVAARAQADLVPIR; via the coding sequence ATGAAGCCGTCGATCTCCTTGGCCAACCACCGTGACCAGGTGCGGGCGATCCTGCAAGACTTTGGCCTGTCCAATCCGCGGCTGTTCGGCTCGGCGGCGCGCAGCGCCGACCATGATTCCAGCGATCTTGATGTCCTGGTCGATGCGGCGCCCGACACATCATTGTATCATCTCGCCGCCGCCGAAATCGCGCTGGAAGCTCTGCTCGGCTGCAAGGTCGAGCTGATGACCGCGGGATTTCTGGCGCCCGACGTCGCGGCGCGCGCACAGGCCGATCTGGTGCCGATCCGGTGA
- a CDS encoding SDR family NAD(P)-dependent oxidoreductase, with translation MDLKLDGKIALVTGSSRGIGEAIARGLAREGAIVIVHGRNKIRTEVVAHDIVAQGGRAYTVFGDLTNDDDVQRLTDAAQAFVKPVDILVNNAGGSGEAEDWTTTRPETWASGYDRNVLAAVRVTARLLPGMRAAKWGRIVNISSMAAMMAPAKRPDYGAAKAAMIAMTASLAKEVAMDGITANTVSPGTIHSDKLDEGFRKVAASQGLAADASWSEIEKTVLPMFAQVPMGRVGTLEEIADAIAFLASPRAGYITGANLRLDGGMWPGL, from the coding sequence GTGGATTTAAAGCTTGATGGAAAAATCGCGCTTGTCACGGGAAGCAGCAGGGGCATCGGCGAAGCAATCGCCAGAGGCTTGGCGCGTGAAGGTGCGATCGTTATCGTTCATGGCCGCAACAAGATCAGGACCGAAGTGGTCGCCCACGACATCGTCGCCCAGGGGGGGCGTGCCTATACGGTTTTTGGCGACCTGACGAATGACGACGACGTCCAACGGCTCACCGATGCTGCGCAGGCTTTCGTGAAACCGGTCGACATCCTGGTCAACAACGCAGGCGGCTCCGGCGAGGCAGAAGACTGGACGACCACGCGCCCGGAGACATGGGCATCGGGTTACGACCGCAACGTGCTGGCGGCAGTCAGGGTGACGGCTCGGCTGCTGCCAGGCATGCGGGCCGCCAAATGGGGACGGATCGTCAATATCTCCAGCATGGCAGCGATGATGGCTCCAGCGAAAAGGCCCGATTATGGTGCCGCCAAGGCTGCGATGATCGCGATGACGGCCTCGCTGGCAAAGGAGGTCGCCATGGATGGCATTACGGCGAACACGGTATCGCCCGGAACCATCCATAGCGATAAGTTGGACGAAGGCTTTCGCAAGGTTGCCGCCAGCCAAGGCCTTGCGGCGGACGCATCATGGAGCGAAATCGAGAAAACCGTGCTGCCGATGTTTGCCCAAGTTCCGATGGGAAGGGTGGGAACGCTTGAGGAAATCGCCGATGCGATCGCTTTCCTTGCAAGTCCACGCGCCGGCTATATCACTGGCGCAAACCTGCGGCTCGACGGCGGCATGTGGCCCGGACTTTGA